One Glycine max cultivar Williams 82 chromosome 8, Glycine_max_v4.0, whole genome shotgun sequence genomic window, GTACAAACAGCAGAGAGACTGGTCCCATCTCAATGACTAGGTGAAGAATACTAAGATAAAGAGGAAGATGAACAGGGCCAAcaaacccaatatcatcatgaTCTGACCCTTTGCACTAGCCTTCTTCATAACCATTGCCACTTTTTTCTGCAAACATAATAGAAGAGCAACATTTCACCTCTTCAAGATATATAATATCACAATCaactttacaatatttttttcctttaaatattattaatcaatgACAGCAATCCTAGAGGTGAAATTTTTGcctttcaaataataaatttcacaaaagaatgaaaagataaaatcaaaCTAGAAGATTTGAAGGAGAAATGATAAATAGACACAGAAACTTACTTGGACAAAATCAAGACGATTTGTTGTACTGTCCATCTCAGAACCAAGCTCATCTAGAATCTTTTCCTGAAGCATTAAGATTTTGACAGTGTTAAGAATCAGAAATTTCagacaaataaaattgattgagttagaaaaaaaaacagaaaaagaaaaatacttttattcaagaaaattGAAGGAAACACATAAAAGACCAAAGTGCTACTACCTAGTCGTCAACATTTTTGAAGCAAAATAGCAAGAATCATGGAGGTAAAACCTCTCAAACCATTACCTGTGCAGTGAGTTCATCATGTATTGTGAGTCCAACACCTCCGATTCTTCGTACACTTTCACTGAGCTCATCCAATTCCTCATCCTGTCTCCTATCACCACAATAGATATAATATAAATCAGAACAAAAATAGCAACCAGAGGCAGATTGTATTTCCAGAAAGGATAACCATGGGAATAAGGTTTTCTAATTTCTTGAGCAGTGTATTTCATGATTTTTCCTTTGTTAAGGTTACCTACAATTggctttattctttttttctttttggttccacaagaaagaaaaaaggaatcaACCATTTCagtaattaattagtctaagtAAATACCAAGAGTAGATCCAAACATTGCTCTAAttctaaaaaatgataatgagaaaatttcttcacaaagaaAAATCTACAATGATGAGAGTAGAAAATTTGCATGCAATCATACAGACACAGAATAATCACTTAAATTtaacatcaaagtttattcaataGGGGTAGCTCAAAAAAATACTTCTGTACAAGTTTCATCTAAATAGAAAGCATTTCACTCATGTCTTAGAAAGCATGTGGGAGGACTGACCGATATAATTCAATCCACTTAAGAGGTCTCAACCAAACAAAAAGTCATTCTTGTCCACcaaatattgaagaaaaatGGCTACTATTAGAGCTTAATCTCACAAAGATATGCAAAAgtcgattaaaaaaaatagtgttatgCCATAGTTGAACAAAAGACATGCAAAATCCAGTTCTATAAGCAAGAGAGAGGAGGGAAAGTACTTTATAAGAAGCGTCTGTCTATCTGATTCTGATTGTATGAAATCATCATTATCTCTGGCAGCATACTGGTTGGAGCTATCAGTTTGATGAGAATTTGGTAGCCTCATCAGTTCTCGGCGCATCCCATTTACACTAGCATGGCTTGTGGTACTTGAGCCCTTGCCAGATTCCATTGCTTTCTTCATTGTGCCAACCTAATAATGTCAAAAAGGAATCTTTTATGCATGATGTCAATAAggaaataatgataataaacagcAGCTGTATGtttagattcaaaaaaattactgTCTTCCCTATAAAACTTTTGGATACCTGAGAACGAGCACTGCTTGCCCATCTCCTTCGGCTTTCAACCTCAGCTTCATCAATCCCATACCAAGAAGGATCTCTAGACGCTACAGCAATTGCTTTATCCAATTCATCTACCTTTCTATCAAAAAATCAGACTTCAGCAATTGAGGGAATAATAGACTGAGAGTATGCTTGTCAAAGCAGGTAAAATTTGGATGAAAATCACTTTAAACTAGCTTAGtactacaaaataataaaatagttgaAAGTGATTGAGGGAAAATCATTTTTGCTCCACTCTTACAATCATCGGACTTTTGTATAGAGCATAAAAAATACTGAAGTGACTTTCTATCCATTTTCCACTCCTTACCAAGCATAGATGTGTGAAAATCAAAATCTTCCCATCCAACTCTATTTTAAGGGGATTGCTTTTGGCACCTCCCCCCCACTTTTTTCTATTCATACcccttaattttttgtattttttcccAATAATTCCCTTTATCAACAGGTGTAGTTTCATTGTTCTAGAATTTAAATTCCGGAACAGTAAAAAAATGACTGCCAGAATTTAAATTCTGGAactaagaaaaaacaaaaaaaattcatagttccagaatttaaattttggaagttaatatttttatacattctGAAAATAAGTTTCTGGAACACGATTTGTTCTCTCCACCTCAACTCAATCTGTTCTCTCTCCCGCATTTATTGTTTATAAAGGGCAAGGAAAAGAAgagttaaatgaaattaattaattaactagatACGATAATTTTTACAAACTTAATATTCATTAACAATCAGATATATTAACCTTATAAAATATAGTATtccaaaaaatgatatttagatTAAATTTAGAAACATTTCCAATGGCATTCAAATAACCTGgtttctttttccttcaaaGTACCCCAAAATCGAGGAACTCCAAAAGGTAAGGATTGAAGTATTTTAGAGAGTTAAACGAAATCATTCAAGTCCTTCCAGCCAAGAAATCACCAAGTATTGAAGCACCAAAAGCCACCAAAGAGCATGTCTAAAGTCTAATAATTCTGAATTCATGCAACTTATGGCAAGAACATGTTCGAAGAATGAAAAAGCTCATCTAACAATAATCCATTCTGTCATTGATTCTGCATATGCACACAATAGGTCTACCTGCCACTCTATGCTTTCGCATCCAGCAAGAACCTCCTTTGTAAGATGTCCTTGTTCCGCAGCTCCAGACTTGCTTTCCCATTGGTGAAAAGTAGATTGCAGCTTATCAATCTTCAcagaaattaacaaataatcaGACAATCAAATAAACACATTcccacttcaaaaaaaaaaaaaaaaaagaagaaaaaaactgaaTACTGATCCCATCAAAACACAAATCCTAACACCACAACAATTCATCAATTCACATTTCTGTTTAGCATAATATCCTGTTTCAGTTGCAGATCCCacttcaaattttaatcaaaaccCCAAATCCacatatagtaattttttttccagtgCTCTCTGCTCCAATCACATATACGCCCACAAGAAATCGTGCAGTGTACACACTATAAAGCCACAGATCGGAATTGGGTTTCCTTAAAAAATCCCAAATTTACGTAGGAAAAAGCCTAATCAGATTAATAACCTAAGAGAcaagaaaatgaaatctaaacAACTATAACACCACTaaagcaaatttttttttttttaaaaaaatagcattcaatcaatcaaatatAGAGCACAAATTATTcaaggaaaattgaaaatttcttaTCCGAATTAGACTAAAAGCGAACCCTAGGTGaattgagaaaaagaaagttacaGAATCTTGAATCTCGGCCTTGACAACGTAAAATGGATCCTGAGCAGAGGGCATGTTATGAGAGAGGAACGAATGGTTCAGACTTCAGAGAAGAACACACGCACTGCGTTTGGTTTTGCTTCTTCCTTTTGCCTTTGATTATTCAACTTATTAGTTCTTCATGCTAAGaacacaaattaattttataaataaaatacaaaaatataacaaataaactattatattaatagttttaaaattagagtttagttttgatttacagaatttaaaaacaatcttatatattttttaaattgcttAAATACTTCTAGTTCTTGTAATGTACCcgttttatgatttttgttcttataaaaaaaaaaacgttgttTAGCTCCTATCAAATTTTGTGTTATGGTTTGATTCCATAATGgtcgttatttttttttactgcaataaTAGTCGTTATTTTAAGTCCTTATTAaactgtaaattttttatatcgacctctcttattttaaaaatgtttttttaaaggaattatttttaaaatgctatTTGATACGGCATCGGTAAATAGTGACAAGGATTAaaattgcaaaataaaattgtataaggaccagaattataagaaaaataataggaattaaaagcataaaatatattataaaaattagaaacatatttagttcttaaaaattattataattcaatTTAGAAGTATAAATAAAAGACGATTATTAGATAGGGTCAGAGACCGTTACCAATATGGGTATGCATATTTTCAGACAAACCAATTACAATAAGACgtaaaaaaatgcatttggGTTTGAGAAAAGATCTCTCAAATTTGGATAGTCGTTGTTACACCTAGAAAACACTTTATAAAATGGGTAGAAAGGCCTAAAAAATAATAGCATATATAATGTCTATAACTCAAttcattattttaagataataattaataattaaaaccaaaggaATGAGACCTATAGGATttgtagactttttttttacactgtTTTTTTTACTCCAATCTTTTTAActctttgaaataattaaaaagtcacatgagtttttaattatttatatgtaattaaattttaatggttaatattttattatatgatcAAGATTTAATCatcttattttcatatatatatatatatatatatgttttcgtccttataaaatgttattgtttttTCAGTTCTTAGAGTacttttgtgtttttctttttacttttcaaaatattttttttactttttaaagttttatctaaaatattttaaggatagAAAATAAAGCAGACACATCTTACtaggacaaaaatgaaaaaaaatttacatgaacaaaaattttaaaaatatatttaagcctttttATAATGATAGTGACatgatttttataatgtatTGTGTTTTCTAAATCATGATGGTTTTGGGAGATAAGAAATagaatgaaaaggaaaataattttttaatattagtgtCTGTCTCACATCTATacttttattcaaatatttctttaatattttttttttctttccactaTATAAAACTCACACTTAGGTTTGAACCCTAGCACAACTTCTATACAGATACACAAGACATTAAGTGAAAGA contains:
- the LOC100787129 gene encoding Syntaxin-61-like, whose translation is MPSAQDPFYVVKAEIQDSIDKLQSTFHQWESKSGAAEQGHLTKEVLAGCESIEWQVDELDKAIAVASRDPSWYGIDEAEVESRRRWASSARSQVGTMKKAMESGKGSSTTSHASVNGMRRELMRLPNSHQTDSSNQYAARDNDDFIQSESDRQTLLIKRQDEELDELSESVRRIGGVGLTIHDELTAQEKILDELGSEMDSTTNRLDFVQKKVAMVMKKASAKGQIMMILGLLALFIFLFILVFFT